From Pristiophorus japonicus isolate sPriJap1 chromosome 1, sPriJap1.hap1, whole genome shotgun sequence, a single genomic window includes:
- the LOC139271321 gene encoding putative nuclease HARBI1 — protein sequence MSEEQCIRRLRFHKEVVTVLCKLLQTYLAVDTGTRTSLSEALKVTVALNFYATGSFQSPVGDICNTSQFAEHCCIRQVTDALYSKQMNYFKFSMSREDQDERTHGFARIAGFPTVQGATHCTHVALRALPHNYEVFWNRKGFHSLNVQLVCDHRQMILTVNARYPGSCHDAFILREITVSRLFKPLHEGHGWLLGGKVYGVASRLMTSLRNPTNPAEQHDNTSHTTTRAIVEQTIAVLKQRFRCLDHSGGPLQYSSDRVSTITIVSCILHNLAIMRGQPLTPGMDVPPQEEDDEEEAEEPQPRRRQRDTAVAGRAARQRLIAHRFQ from the coding sequence atgtctgaggaacagtgcataagaaggctgaggttccacaaGGAAGTGGTGACGGTGCTTTGCAAACTTCTCCAGACATACCTGGCAGTTGATactggcaccaggacctcgctgtcagaggcactgaaagtgacagtagcactgaacttctatgctaccggctcattccagtctcctgtaggcgatatatgcaacacctCACAGTTTGCagaacattgctgcattcgccaggtgaccgatgctctctacAGCAAACAAATGAATTActtcaagttcagcatgtcaagagaagaccaggatgagcgcactcatggctttgctaggatagcgggcttccccacggTTCAAGGAGCCACtcattgtacacatgtggcattgagggccctgcCCCATAATTATGAGGTCTtttggaatcgcaagggattccactccctcaacgtacagctggtctgcgatcacaggcagatgattctcactgtcaatgcccgatatcctggcagctgccatgatgccttcatcctgcgggagatcaCTGTGTCCCGACTCTTCAAACCATTGCATGAAGGCCATGGCTGGCTCCTGGGTGGCAAAGTATATGGTGTGGCCTCCAGGCTGATGAcatccctccgcaatcccaccaaccCTGCTGAGCAGCAcgacaacaccagccataccacaacccgggcGATTGTTGAGCAAACTATCgcggttctgaagcagcgtttccgctgccttgaccactctggagggcCATTGCAGTACTCATCTGATAGAGTCTCCACGATCACCATTGTCTCCTGCattctgcacaacctggccattatgaggggccagccattaacACCAGGGATGGAtgttccacctcaggaggaggacgatgaggaggaagctgaggaacctcagccaaggaggaggcagcgggacactgctgtggctggaagagctgctcgtcagagactcatcgctcatcgattccaatga